The Maylandia zebra isolate NMK-2024a linkage group LG4, Mzebra_GT3a, whole genome shotgun sequence genome includes a window with the following:
- the LOC101466260 gene encoding GTPase IMAP family member 4, with product MGGSQGSKPEVPEELRIVLIGKTGAGKTSIMNTFLGKAAVTNSLFASDEAPCTTETAPFGNQRLVLADTLGLCHTSKSKEEVLSKIIASTFQFNSKQGPHVFLYVHSWEDDFTTQDVERVKVLRRIFGKEVMRYFFLLITHIDGDLSGRQRNQIRKFIKKVGFKTQKYCVINNRGNEKDKTKEQKQLVKEINEMVQNNKLRNYTKELFEHAQEVLRKQIQKSKTQRQMGAGDQHVATVAKALLSPVLPAEFVTLALQANVWLATKFENCLT from the exons ATGGGCG GGTCCCAGGGGAGTAAACCAGAAG TGCCAGAGGAGCTCAGGATCGTGCTCATTGGAAAGACTGGAGCTGGGAAAACTTCAATCATGAACACATTCCTGGGAAAAGCTGCTGTGACGAACAGCTTGTTTGCCTCAGATGAAGCGCCGTGCACAACCGAGACGGCGCCGTTTGGAAACCAAAGACTGGTTTTAGCTGATACTCTCGGCCTGTGCCACACCAGCAAATCTAAGGAGGAGGTGCTGAGTAAGATCATTGCATCCACCTTTCAGTTCAATTCTAAGCAGGGGCCTCACGTGTTCCTGTACGTGCACAGCTGGGAGGACGATTTTACGACACAGGATGTGGAACGAGTGAAAGTCCTGAGGAGGATCTTTGGTAAAGAGGTCATGCGTTATTTCTTCCTCCTGATCACGCATATCGATGGAGACTTGTCTGGTAGGCAGAGAAACCAGATAAGGAAGTTTATTAAGAAAGTGGGatttaaaacacagaaatactGTGTTATTAACAACAGAGGTAAtgaaaaagataaaacaaaagaacaaaagcagCTGGTGAAGGAAATCAATGAAATGGTACAAAATAACAAGCTAAGAAACTACACCAAGGAACTGTTCGAACATGCACAGGAAGTCTTAAGGAAGCAAATCCAAAAGTCAAAAActcagaggcagatgggggcTGGAGACCAACATGTGGCCACTGTCGCTAAAGCCCTGTTGTCTCCTGTGCTGCCAGCGGAATTTGTTACCTTAGCCCTACAAGCAAATGTCTGGCTGGCAACAAAGTTTGAAAACTGTCTCACTTAA